tttaattgtggcACTTTTAATCATCGATAGGTTTGCAGCTCCACCCATTGTATGTCCTGCTCCTTAATCAAAGCCTGTCTGTCCCAGTCCCCAGCATTCCCCCTGTTGGGGTTTGACTGAAGTTTCCTCTCAGTTCctgtttttcccctcttcatcctcctgagTGGTTCTGCTATTTCTACTACCATCTGTCAAACATTCAATGATTTGAAACAATTTATCattagtaaataaaaaaaatatttttcagataCTACAGTCATTATTGAAAGTCTAACCAAAGAGAGAAATGAGCTGAAGAGGATGCTTAATGACCGTAGTAAGTACGAAGATACAACTTCACTGTTCAGATTCATGACTGACTGATGACTGAATAAGACTGAATGTCAAAGTTTTAGTACATTTATAGGTGTGAGCTTATAACAAggcatctgtttttttggttccttctgtttttttttgttttttttgtttgtttgttttttaactctttattttaaGATACCTAAGCTGGCTGCAAAGCAGTCAGTAATCAGTTGTCCTTGAAACATGGTGGATATTTTTTCCTGAATTTTTACCAGAAACCTTTAGGAGAGAATCCACATACAAATACATAGAAatatatcagaaaaaaatcataaagTATGTGGTAGTCAggtctcattctttttttctttttttttttacatgttcctTGTGTCAGTAAACACTACGTTGTCttaatgttttgtaaaagaatCAGGACAGATATATTAACAGTGCTGTAATGCTGTAGATCAACCATAGTATCAACAGTAGCAGCCTAACCTGCAGTTATCACAGCCCAACATATTTCATGATAAACAGGTTACAGCCAAGCCTTTTGTTTACATTACAAATCAccaagtaaaatatttaaagtgaagaaaaattaaaatgcattttcctCCCAAAGCACCTGCTATACCTGGCTTGTTAGTAGTCTATATCTAAATcccttccattttttttttttttttttgtggtctttCACCTTAACTGCAGTAACATACTGACGTTTTTCACCATGGAAAATGATTTGTTATTGTTTGCTGTTAGCGATATTAAGGTTCTCTCTGCTTTTCACTAAGCCCAACAGGTGTGGGTGTCTTTCAGTGGCAGTTTTTACTACGTTTCTTCTACGAAGAAAACCTGGCAAGACAGTAGAAATGACTGTCTTCGAAGAGGTGCGGACCTAATGATTATCAACAGTCAAGAAGAGCAGGTGGGTGGGtgtgaatgttttgtttatGGCAAGTGATACATAGACCTACAGACTTTTCTGACTAGTCATTCAGGTTATACACCAAGAGTACATTTTTACTCACAACAGTAACTGCACACAGGTGCTTTGTAGCATATGctttctttaattaaaacacagtagaaaCAATGAAACACACCTGCTGAAATAATTATCTACCTATAtcagtgtataaatatataatgtatcCTGCACTTTGCACACATCACATGTTATTGCCGTTTTGTAAACATCACATTCCATGGGGCAGTCCAGACAGGTGATGGGCAGGGGTCTCTGATGATGTTACAGGCAACGTTTCTGTGCTCTCCTGTATGGGAGGATGTGAGGGTGCTGTTGTTATTTTCTGCTGTCCTCACAACTCACGCTGCTCTCTACGGTGCTTCTATATAAGTCATTAAAGATGGTAGAGGGAGATGTGCTCTTCTCGTCAAAAAAgtggttcagttttatttctgcaagatgtttacagcttgtttctgtcttctctgtaaACTAGAACTTTGCACGCCGATTCAGAAAGTACATGTGGGTTGGACTGAATgacaaacagactgaaggaAGATGGGAATGGGTGAATGGGAACGCAATGACCacaaggtacacacacacacacacacacacacattttaaataaatcattcactTGTTCAACTTTAATCTGTAATACTGAAAACAAGCTTGTAGTCATTTTGTTCTGCTTCGGTCTCAGCTACTGGAGTGAAGGTGAGCCTAATGGTGGCAGACGCGAAAACTGTGGCAATGTAAAGAATTTTGAGTACGACTACAGCTGGAATGATGAAGACTGTTCCACTTCACTCTTCTGGGTATGTGAAAAGAAGACTTTCCCGTAACTCTGCCTCTGCACCTGcaagacaacaaaaaagacaaggcAGTGATGTGGACGTCTCAAATGCAGCTGAACAGAAGACGTAACATTACTATTTGTTATCATTTTTAGATGTGAATACCATTTACAGATTTGCTAGCTTAGTGTGTATGTAGTTTTAAAGGCATGtacatagaaataaataaatagaaatctGTAGTCGATTGTATCACCCTTGATGAACCTTTAAATAACATCTGCAATGTTCTCATTTGCTGTCATTAAACTAAATGACTAACTGCTCATAATTAGGAACAGGGACATGACATACTGTATTTGATGGTGTTTTAGCTGTTTATCAAAACACATTCAAGTCACAGTTATATAATGAATGTGTCAATGCCAATGCCAGTTCATCAACAGATGTTAAGCAAAGTGCTATATAGAGTAAATAAGGCAGAATACAtcaaacatataaacacacagtcaacacaaaaacaatacaatgaagaggaagatgtaaataaataatgctaaATAAAAAGTACTATATTAAACCcctcaaactgaattaaatgccaaaaaatacaaatgagttTCAAGAGaggattttaaaatatgaagagGCTGACTGTTTCAGACtccaggagctgcagcagagaaagtaCAATCTCCCCCGTGCTTCAACCTTGTTCTTGGGACAACCTCAAGACAATGGTCTGCAGCCCTGAGTAACCTTAGTTTGACTTAATGAGATCAGAGAGAATTAAGTGCAGACTCTGGACTTCAATTTGAAGGTCAGATCAcaactttttatatatatatacaacttgATTTTCTCATCTgactaaaaatgttttctaatctAGACAGATGATGGTTTTCCAATGCAGTTCTTTTTGTCCAACCTATTGTAAGTGGGTACATTACTCCAGTAAATTGTCTTGGTCCTGAATCAACAAGCTTTGATTAGATCTGTGTTGTATTTTAACTTCTATGTTAAATAAAGGTCACTActttataaaacttaaactcTGTACTCTGTTGCTatattgttgctgttttgcaAGCCTATTTCTAGTGTGTTTGAGCGAACACAtcagttctgtttttcttgtttctcatttttactCTTGGTCAGACTTTCTGGCACTCTCCAACTCTGAAAGTCCTTTCAcgtcttttaaaaacatttttaactaaGAACAAACATGGTCTTCATCATCTTGATGTTTAAAAAAGAGTCCAGCAGACGAAGGTAGAGCTTTACTTTGACgcatatggaaaaaaaaacacccagacTCAACCAACAGCAGTGTCCGTGTCTAAGTGTACGATTTTAACTTGGTCACATGCTATGCGAGTTGACTATTATGGTTCAAATGAAGATTTTGCAGAAAGGAGGAACTACGACTATGAAAACCACTGAAATAATGCAGATTGCATAACTGAAAAGTTCACTGTGtgcaagaagaaaatgaatatatGACTCTTAGCCACTGTACGCTGAAGATGTGTGGCTCCGTTTGAAAGACCACATGGtatggacaaaaacacacatcaagaTACAAAAGGTGACTGCAACGTTGCCCCATGTCACCTGTGTCCCAAACAACTACAACAAAGACTACAACAACAGTCTAGCACGAACATGTTCTGCACCTGTTTGCACACCAGCACATGAGAAGTGCACTAGTCTGTATTCTTCATTTTAAGTGAAGGCCAGAAAAGCTACTTGCTAATAAGGGTGGTAGTAGGACTGCGTCACCAgaatcatgtttcattttagacATCttgttgtaaaaacattttaagatttaaatgagTGTGGTTTGTGGACACTGATCCTTTAAGACCCCTCCAAACTAATCAAAGCCTGAAAAGACACCATGGCCTGACAAAACTAGAGACAGTTTCTACTGTAGAGACACTTATTGATTGATCGCCAAAttgtttgcatgtttcaaaATAATGAAACCTTGTAATATATTCTACGTtgatttttctttgaaataGTTACTGAAAAGTTTTAGGAATTTGACCAGTCTTCCTTTTCTAATTGAATTTGACCAAACTCagagtttttttctgtgttgctaTGCCAGTGATGATCATTTGATCTCTTTTACCTCTCAGTGATGTGTTTAACAGCTGTCTTGCCCTGTAATGTAAAGGAAATGTGATAGACAAACAAAATCAGCAAATTACAAATGATCATAGCGTTTTGCATCAAAAAAGCCTACGGTGGACCATGAAGCTTGATGAGAGTGAATATTGAGTTAAATTCGTAGGTTACCAGAAACAGGATAAGGAAACGTGTTCATCATTTCTACTTTCCGCTATAAATAATGAGACGATGTAAACTTCACAATATCCTTCCACTGCCTCCATGTGGCCAAGAATTGAATTTACTGCAGGTAataattctttttaaatatgtatttaatttgTCTGTACATAATCATCATGTTAAAGATAAAGACATCATTATAGTTTGAAGAGGACGAAAAACACATAGGAAGTACAACAAAACTCATGGCAACCTGCAGTTTCTCAAGTGAaggttttctatttttctgtaaGTGTCTCAACGTTCCAGTCGTCTAAATCAGGAAGTAAGCAAAAGTGTCGCAGATGTCACTCGATGTATcactttgaaagaaaaatgaggaaGGAAGGCACACACTTAATGAAATCAGACCTGTATGTGAACATGTCAGAGGAAACCTATAGCTGTGGCTACTATGAAGACACTGGACCTTTCAACAACCAAAAAAGGAATTTTGGTGGGATCTGTAattaatttttaactttttaacatttttaaaaattttccctctgttttctctctaccTAAAACTACACGTTACTTGACTTAAGTATGTGTATGCTCTGCAATCGTGTGTCCCTTTTCATAAATGCTTATGAAAACAGGTTACAGTCCAAAGAAAACTGGATCTATACAGTGTAACAAGTGCTTGACAATAAAGCTATAATTATAAGCACTTGCATTTAATtcataaattaacatttttttctataaaaaagGTGTAGAAGTGAAAGGAAATGGTATGAATTTAATTCCTACTGTGTGTTACATGTTCTGTACaggagaaaaactgtacaaactgGTTGTTCTGAGCATTGGACTTCTGTGCGTCCTTCAAGCTGGTCTCAACATTACCCTGCGCACTTCTCTCTGTGAGTTGAATTTTCCTTATAATTTAGCCTCCTGAACTTATATTAAAATGCGCTATAAAACTACAATGTGAAAATGCAGGTTTAAAGTAATGATCATAATGATCTTCACTTAAAACTATTCGCTTGTTAAAACTGAGCTGTGTTATCATAATTCAGTGTTCACATCTTGTGTGCTGTGCAGTTACATAAAGAATGACTAAAAACTAATGTGTAAATACTGTCATGATGGAACAATTAGCATACCTCTTTCTATCTTG
The nucleotide sequence above comes from Mugil cephalus isolate CIBA_MC_2020 chromosome 2, CIBA_Mcephalus_1.1, whole genome shotgun sequence. Encoded proteins:
- the LOC125004022 gene encoding CD209 antigen-like protein C, whose translation is MMSRPHNKNLTEQRDELKRKLKDQVSLNNSLTEERDKCKKINLDTTVIIESLTKERNELKRMLNDRTQQVWVSFSGSFYYVSSTKKTWQDSRNDCLRRGADLMIINSQEEQNFARRFRKYMWVGLNDKQTEGRWEWVNGNAMTTSYWSEGEPNGGRRENCGNVKNFEYDYSWNDEDCSTSLFWVCEKKTFP